From a single Canis aureus isolate CA01 chromosome 5, VMU_Caureus_v.1.0, whole genome shotgun sequence genomic region:
- the SLC30A2 gene encoding proton-coupled zinc antiporter SLC30A2 isoform X1 translates to MEPTEKQHLVDTKSGTRSYTGSLWQEGTGWIPLPSPGLDLQAIELVAESNHYCHAQKGPASHLEPKKERARRQLYVASAICLVFMIGEIVGGYLAHSLAIMTDAAHLLTDFASMLVSLFSLWMSSRPATKTMNFGWQRAEILGALLSVLSIWVVTGVLVFLAVERLISGDYEIEGGTMLITSGCAVAVNIIMGLTLHQSSHGHSHDSSQQQENPSVRAAFIHVIGDFLQSVGILVAAYILYFKPEYKYVDPICTFLFSILVLGTTLTILRDVIVVLMEGTPKGVDFTAVRDLLLSVEGVEALHSLHIWALTVTQPVLSVHIAIAQNADGQAVLKAASTRLQGKFRFHTITIQIEDYSEDMKDCQECQGPSD, encoded by the exons ATGGAGCCCACGGAGAAGCAGCACCTGGTGGACACCAAGTCCGGAACCCG GTCTTACACAGGATCTCTGTGGCAGGAGGGGACTGGCTGgatccctctgccctcacctggcCTGGACTTGCAGGCCATTGAGTTAGTCGCTGAGAGTAACCATTACTGTCATGCCCAGAAGGGTCCTGCCAGTCACCTCGAGCCCAAGAAGGAGCGGGCCCGGCGACAGCTTTATGTGGCCTCTGCCATCTGCCTGGTGTTCATGATTGGGGAAATCGTTG GTGGGTACCTAGCTCACAGCTTGGCAATCATGACCGACGCAGCCCACCTGCTCACCGATTTTGCCAGCATGCTCGTcagtctcttttctctctggatgTCCTCCCGACCAGCCACCAAGACTATGAACTTTGGCTGGCAGCGAGCTG AGATCCTGGGAGCCCTGCTCTCTGTACTGTCCATCTGGGTCGTGACTGGAGTGCTGGTGTTCCTGGCAGTGGAGCGGCTAATCTCTGGGGACTATGAGATCGAAGGGGGGACCATGCTGATCACATCGGGCTGTGCTGTGGCCGTGAATATCAT AATGGGGTTGACTCTTCATCAGTCTAGCCACGGGCACAGCCATGACTCCAGCCAGCAGCAGGAGAACCCCAGTGTGCGAGCTGCATTTATCCATGTGATTGGAGACTTTCTGCAGAGTGTAGGCATCTTGGTGGCAGCCTATATTTTGTACTTCAAG CCAGAGTACAAGTATGTAGACCCCATCTGcaccttcctcttctccatcctGGTCTTGGGGACGACTTTGACCATCCTGAGAGACGTGATCGTGGTGCTGATGGAAG GGACCCCCAAGGGTGTGGACTTCACGGCCGTTCGGGATCTGCTACTGTCGGTCGAAGGGGTGGAAGCCTTGCACAGCCTGCACATTTGGGCACTGACCGTGACCCAGCCTGTGCTGTCTGTCCATATCGCCATCG CTCAGAATGCAGATGGCCAGGCTGTGCTGAAGGCAGCCAGCACCCGCCTACAGGGAAAGTTCCGCTTCCACACCATCACCATCCAGATCGAAGACTACTCTGAGGACATGAAGGACTGTCAGGAGTGCCAAGGCCCCTCCGACTGA
- the SLC30A2 gene encoding proton-coupled zinc antiporter SLC30A2 isoform X2 produces the protein MEPTEKQHLVDTKSGTRSYTGSLWQEGTGWIPLPSPGLDLQAIELVAESNHYCHAQKGPASHLEPKKERARRQLYVASAICLVFMIGEIVGGYLAHSLAIMTDAAHLLTDFASMLVSLFSLWMSSRPATKTMNFGWQRAEILGALLSVLSIWVVTGVLVFLAVERLISGDYEIEGGTMLITSGCAVAVNIIMGLTLHQSSHGHSHDSSQQQENPSVRAAFIHVIGDFLQSVGILVAAYILYFKPEYKYVDPICTFLFSILVLGTTLTILRDVIVVLMEGTPKGVDFTAVRDLLLSVEGVEALHSLHIWALTVTQPVLSVHIAIECRWPGCAEGSQHPPTGKVPLPHHHHPDRRLL, from the exons ATGGAGCCCACGGAGAAGCAGCACCTGGTGGACACCAAGTCCGGAACCCG GTCTTACACAGGATCTCTGTGGCAGGAGGGGACTGGCTGgatccctctgccctcacctggcCTGGACTTGCAGGCCATTGAGTTAGTCGCTGAGAGTAACCATTACTGTCATGCCCAGAAGGGTCCTGCCAGTCACCTCGAGCCCAAGAAGGAGCGGGCCCGGCGACAGCTTTATGTGGCCTCTGCCATCTGCCTGGTGTTCATGATTGGGGAAATCGTTG GTGGGTACCTAGCTCACAGCTTGGCAATCATGACCGACGCAGCCCACCTGCTCACCGATTTTGCCAGCATGCTCGTcagtctcttttctctctggatgTCCTCCCGACCAGCCACCAAGACTATGAACTTTGGCTGGCAGCGAGCTG AGATCCTGGGAGCCCTGCTCTCTGTACTGTCCATCTGGGTCGTGACTGGAGTGCTGGTGTTCCTGGCAGTGGAGCGGCTAATCTCTGGGGACTATGAGATCGAAGGGGGGACCATGCTGATCACATCGGGCTGTGCTGTGGCCGTGAATATCAT AATGGGGTTGACTCTTCATCAGTCTAGCCACGGGCACAGCCATGACTCCAGCCAGCAGCAGGAGAACCCCAGTGTGCGAGCTGCATTTATCCATGTGATTGGAGACTTTCTGCAGAGTGTAGGCATCTTGGTGGCAGCCTATATTTTGTACTTCAAG CCAGAGTACAAGTATGTAGACCCCATCTGcaccttcctcttctccatcctGGTCTTGGGGACGACTTTGACCATCCTGAGAGACGTGATCGTGGTGCTGATGGAAG GGACCCCCAAGGGTGTGGACTTCACGGCCGTTCGGGATCTGCTACTGTCGGTCGAAGGGGTGGAAGCCTTGCACAGCCTGCACATTTGGGCACTGACCGTGACCCAGCCTGTGCTGTCTGTCCATATCGCCATCG AATGCAGATGGCCAGGCTGTGCTGAAGGCAGCCAGCACCCGCCTACAGGGAAAGTTCCGCTTCCACACCATCACCATCCAGATCGAAGACTACTCTGA